The bacterium genomic sequence TCAACACTTAAGCATTAGCCGTTGACTCGGGGGGGGGATGGAGGTACTATTTGCGTCGGCCTTTTAAGCTAATCCCGTGAGGTTAGCAAAGGATGAAGAGTTGCCGATCACGACAGTGCCTCTCCGCAGCGACGGAGAGGCATTTTTTTTCGCCCGACGCCGGCATACCGGCCGGGACAAGGGGGCAGACCCCATGAAAAAAACCGGCATGAAGACCCTCCTGGACGGCAAGGGCGTGGAACGCGTCCTCTCCCGCCTGACCCACGAGATCATCGAAAAGAACAAGGGGGCGGGGCAGATCGTCCTCGTCGGGATCGCCTCCGGGGGGATCCCCCTTTCCCAGGTGATCCGACGGAAGATCCAGGTGATCGAGGGGGTGGATGTCCCCACCGGGTTCGTCGACATCACCCTCTACCGGGACGACCTTGCCCGCGCGGGATACCAGGCGCGGATGAAGCGGACGGAGATCCCGTTTTCGATCGACGACAAGAAGGTGATCCTGGTCGACGACGTCCTCTACACGGGGAGGACGATCCGGGCGGCCATGGACGCGCTGATCGACTTCGGGCGCCCGCGGAACATCCAGCTGGCGGTCCTCATCGACCGTGGGCATCGGGAGCTCCCCATCCGCGCCGACTTCGTCGGGCGGAACGTCCCCACGTCCAGGTCGGAGACCGTGCTGGTCCGGGTGAAAGGGACGCCGGAGGAGTGGACAGTCCTCTTGAAGGAAGTTCCGCATGGGAAGGGG encodes the following:
- the pyrR gene encoding bifunctional pyr operon transcriptional regulator/uracil phosphoribosyltransferase PyrR; protein product: MKTLLDGKGVERVLSRLTHEIIEKNKGAGQIVLVGIASGGIPLSQVIRRKIQVIEGVDVPTGFVDITLYRDDLARAGYQARMKRTEIPFSIDDKKVILVDDVLYTGRTIRAAMDALIDFGRPRNIQLAVLIDRGHRELPIRADFVGRNVPTSRSETVLVRVKGTPEEWTVLLKEVPHGKGE